In Mycolicibacterium alvei, a single window of DNA contains:
- a CDS encoding class I SAM-dependent methyltransferase: protein MTSDQVLDWDGAYRGEAGFEATPPWNIGEPQPELAALHRAGKFESDVLDAGCGHAELSLTLASDGYTVVGLDLSPTAIAAANSAAQVRGLSTASFAQADITSFTGYDSRFNTVVDSTLFHSLPVEGRDGYLQSIHRASAPGAHLYVLVFAKGAFPAEVETKPNEVSEDELRDAVSKYWVVDEIRPAFIHANGMALPTDAPFELPPHDRDEKGRIKFPAFLLTAHKA, encoded by the coding sequence ATGACATCTGATCAGGTCTTGGACTGGGATGGCGCTTACAGGGGCGAAGCAGGTTTCGAGGCCACGCCGCCGTGGAACATCGGTGAGCCACAACCCGAGCTCGCCGCGCTGCACCGGGCCGGGAAGTTCGAGAGCGATGTCCTCGATGCGGGCTGCGGCCATGCCGAGTTGTCACTGACGCTGGCGTCCGACGGCTATACCGTCGTCGGGCTGGATCTGAGCCCGACAGCGATCGCCGCGGCCAACAGCGCCGCGCAGGTACGCGGGTTGTCGACGGCCAGTTTCGCCCAGGCGGACATCACGTCGTTCACGGGCTACGACAGCCGGTTCAACACCGTGGTCGATTCGACCCTGTTCCACTCGCTGCCGGTCGAAGGACGCGACGGGTACCTGCAATCCATCCACCGCGCCTCGGCGCCGGGGGCACACCTGTACGTGTTGGTGTTCGCCAAGGGTGCGTTCCCCGCCGAGGTGGAGACCAAACCCAACGAGGTGTCCGAAGACGAGCTGCGCGATGCAGTGTCGAAGTACTGGGTGGTCGACGAGATCCGGCCGGCCTTCATCCATGCCAACGGCATGGCGCTGCCCACCGACGCTCCGTTCGAATTGCCGCCGCACGACCGTGACGAGAAGGGCCGGATCAAGTTCCCGGCCTTCCTGCTGACTGCGCACAAGGCCTGA